A single Acidobacteriota bacterium DNA region contains:
- a CDS encoding 1-deoxy-D-xylulose-5-phosphate reductoisomerase, whose protein sequence is MAWSWAQDDTPVKRIAILGSTGSIGRSALAVVASHPDRLRVVGLAAGGNVDRFAAQLAEVRPRVVSLATREALDRLRASGSLADGVVAGFGEDGLTAVATHPDVDLVLCASSGTAALGATLAAIEAGKTIALANKEVLVMAGSLMVDAAERHGVSLLPVDSEHNAIHQCVDGRPRDDVVRYILTASGGPFRKRAAAELEHVTPEDALQHPTWTMGPKITVDSATLMNKGLELIEARWLFGAAADQLAVVVHPQSIVHSLVEFRDGSFLAQLGVTDMRLPIQYAFSYPERWNAPLPPLDLAAAGRLEFLPPDPDRFPCLRLAHQALAGGAALPVVLNAANEVAVAAFLARRLPFTGIPRVIETALDRAVGRSGAPPATLADVRDLDAWARNAAAAAAV, encoded by the coding sequence ATGGCCTGGTCATGGGCGCAGGATGACACGCCAGTGAAGCGAATCGCGATTCTCGGCTCCACCGGATCGATCGGGCGCAGCGCCCTGGCTGTCGTCGCGTCGCATCCCGATCGGTTGCGTGTCGTCGGCCTGGCGGCGGGCGGCAACGTCGACCGGTTCGCCGCCCAGTTGGCGGAAGTGCGGCCGCGCGTCGTCTCGCTTGCGACGCGCGAGGCGCTCGATCGCCTCCGCGCCTCCGGCTCACTGGCGGACGGCGTTGTGGCCGGTTTCGGCGAAGACGGCCTGACCGCGGTCGCAACGCACCCGGACGTCGACCTGGTCCTGTGCGCTTCGTCCGGCACCGCGGCGCTCGGGGCTACGCTGGCGGCGATCGAAGCGGGCAAGACCATTGCCCTCGCCAACAAGGAAGTGCTCGTTATGGCGGGCTCGTTGATGGTCGACGCCGCCGAGCGGCACGGCGTCAGCCTGTTGCCGGTAGACAGCGAGCACAACGCGATCCATCAGTGTGTGGACGGGCGCCCGCGCGACGACGTCGTTCGCTACATCCTGACCGCGTCGGGCGGCCCGTTCCGGAAGCGTGCGGCCGCCGAACTGGAGCACGTCACGCCGGAGGATGCGCTGCAGCATCCCACCTGGACGATGGGGCCGAAGATCACGGTCGACTCGGCGACGCTCATGAACAAGGGGCTGGAGCTGATCGAGGCGCGCTGGCTGTTCGGCGCCGCCGCCGATCAGCTGGCCGTCGTCGTCCATCCGCAGTCGATCGTCCACTCACTGGTGGAGTTTCGGGACGGCTCGTTCCTGGCGCAGTTGGGGGTCACCGACATGCGCTTGCCGATTCAGTACGCCTTTTCGTACCCCGAACGGTGGAACGCGCCCCTGCCGCCACTCGATCTGGCGGCGGCGGGGCGGCTGGAGTTCCTCCCGCCCGACCCGGACCGGTTCCCGTGCCTTCGCCTCGCGCACCAGGCCCTCGCCGGCGGGGCGGCTCTGCCGGTAGTGCTGAACGCCGCCAACGAAGTGGCGGTGGCGGCGTTTCTGGCGCGGCGCCTGCCGTTCACCGGAATCCCGCGCGTCATCGAAACCGCGCTCGACCGCGCCGTCGGCCGATCCGGCGCTCCCCCGGCGACGCTGGCTGACGTCCGCGACCTCGACGCCTGGGCTCGGAACGCCGCCGCGGCTGCCGCCGTCTAG